A stretch of the Tolypothrix sp. NIES-4075 genome encodes the following:
- the crtR gene encoding beta-carotene hydroxylase, translating to MVTSEAQKPLTVPPKEFLAPPGDFNPTLLMFLTAVTMLVLSNFGYWLWEWQHWLCFTVNTIALHIAGTVIHDACHQSAHRNRVINAILGHVSALMLVFAFPVFTRVHLQHHAHVNDPENDPDHYVSTGGPLWLLPVRFLYHEVFFFQRQLWRKNELLEWFLSRLFVAVIFYISVQYHFLGYILNFWFIPSAVVGLALGLFFDYLPHRPHQERDRWKNARVYPNRILNILIMGQNYHLIHHLWPSIPWYNYQPTYYMMKPLLDEKGCHQTSGLLQKKDFFEFVYDIFLGIRFHHNKVE from the coding sequence ATGGTAACGTCGGAGGCACAAAAGCCACTGACAGTCCCACCGAAGGAATTTTTAGCGCCTCCGGGTGATTTTAATCCCACGCTGCTAATGTTTTTAACGGCAGTGACGATGCTTGTTTTATCTAACTTCGGTTACTGGCTGTGGGAATGGCAGCACTGGCTATGCTTTACTGTGAATACGATCGCTTTGCACATAGCCGGCACGGTGATTCACGATGCTTGTCATCAATCTGCCCATCGTAACCGGGTAATTAATGCCATTTTGGGACATGTCAGTGCCTTGATGCTCGTTTTCGCCTTTCCTGTGTTTACGCGGGTACATTTGCAGCATCATGCTCATGTGAACGATCCAGAAAACGACCCAGACCATTATGTTTCTACTGGCGGACCGCTGTGGTTGCTTCCAGTCCGCTTTTTATACCATGAGGTATTTTTCTTTCAGCGGCAACTGTGGCGCAAAAATGAGCTTTTAGAATGGTTTCTCAGTCGGTTGTTTGTGGCGGTAATTTTCTATATCTCAGTTCAATACCACTTTTTGGGTTACATTCTCAACTTTTGGTTTATACCTTCAGCGGTAGTTGGGTTAGCACTGGGATTATTTTTTGATTATCTGCCGCATCGTCCTCATCAAGAGCGCGATCGCTGGAAAAATGCCAGAGTTTACCCCAACCGAATTCTCAATATTTTGATTATGGGGCAGAATTATCACCTAATTCATCATTTGTGGCCCTCTATTCCCTGGTATAATTACCAGCCCACATATTATATGATGAAACCCCTTTTAGATGAAAAAGGTTGTCATCAAACTTCCGGACTGTTACAAAAGAAAGACTTTTTCGAGTTCGTCTATGACATCTTTTTAGGTATTCGCTTTCATCACAACAAAGTAGAATAA